The DNA sequence ATTTCTAAACTAGAATTTTATATACAAAAATTAAAGATTATAGTTAGAAAAACTAAAAATTTATCTTTAAAGATAAATGATATTTTTAATATATATGAACAATTTTCTCATACAAAAAATATACGATATATACATAAAAATAGAAGAGGATTGTATATTACAGGCTTTACAGATATTTTTTTAGAAAATTTTGATGTTGTGATTATTACTTCTTTTAATGAGGGAGTGATTCCTAGAAATTATAATGATAAAGATTCTTGTTTTATTCCCTTTGAAAAAGAAAAAAAATTACAGAATAATTTTAACGAAAATTTTTATTTTCATCATTTAACGAGAATTGTTCAATTTTCAAAAAAAACATATTTAATATATAAAGATCAACCAGACGAGATTAATTCTGGAGAAAGAAGTCGCTTTATTCATAGAATAGAAATAAATTCCAAAATTCCGATAGAAAAAATAAAAAAACCATTTTTTCCTATAAATTCAAAAAGACTTCCTATTGTAATTAATAAAACTAAATCTATAATTCAATGTTTACATAAACTAATCAATAAAGGATTATCCCCTTCTTCTATTCATTTATATAATTATAATCCTCTTTTATTTTATTATAAGAAAATTCTTAATTTAAAGGATCCAGAAAAAATATCTCACAAAAAAAAAATAGGAAAAATTATTCATAAAATATTAAAAATTTTATATGATCCCATAAAAGAAAATTTGATAACTATTGATTCTATTCATAAAATGAAAAAAAATTATGAATCTATCATAAAAAAAGTTTTTTTAGAAAAAAAAGAAATCATTGAAGGAAATAACATGTTTTTTTATTGTATTATAAAAAATTATGTAAAAAATTTTATTTCATGGGATGAAAAATTTATTAGACATGGACATAAAATTTTTATAAGAGAAATAGAAAAAAAAGCATATGCAATATTAAACATAGGATCAAAAAAAATAAAATTACACGGAATTATAGATCGTATAGATGAATACGATGGAAAGATTCGTATTCTTGATTATAAAATTGGATATTCAAGAATTAAAAAAATCAATATTTCTTTAAAAAATATTGAAAATATTTTTTATGATAAAAATTATGTAAATACCATGCAATTATTAATTTATGTTTATTTATGGTTTCAATCTTCTATCTTTAAAAAAAAGAGTAAAAACAAATCTCCTATCATAGGAATTATTTCTCCAGAAATGAATGGAAATATATTACAAATTCCTATTATAAATATTTTTCCTATTCAAAAAATAGATATTACATATGAAGATTATAAAATAAACGTTCTACCATTTCTTAAAAAAAGAATTTTTGATCTTCTAGATCCTAATATTCCAATTATAGAAAAAATTTATTGATGAATAATATATTTTTTTATATAATCTCCTACCTCTTCAGTAGTAGAGGATAACTTTGAATCGATAATATCTGGTGTACAGATTTCTTTTTCAATAGAATCTTTTACAGCTTCTTCTAAAAGATTTTTTTCCCTATACATACCAAAATATTCTAACATCATAGAACCTGAAAGAATACAACCCAAGGGGTTTGCAATATTTTTTCCTTCTGCTTGAGGATAAGATCCATGTATAGGTTCAAACATAGATTTATCATCTCCTATAGATGCCGAAGGAAGCAAACCTAAAGAACTTGTTAAAACACTTGATTCTTCCGAAAGAATATCTCCAAACATATTATCCGTTAATATGATATCAAATTTTTTAGGATTCATAATAATTTGCATAGATGCATTATCTATATATAAAAAATCTAAATCAATACTTGGATAATCTAATGAAATTTTTTTAATAACTTCTCTCCATAATCTAGATGTTTCTAATACATTAGCTTTATCCACTAATGTTACTTTTTTTTTACGAAAAAGAGCAGCTTTAAAAGCTTTTTCTCCAATTTTTTCAATTTCTTTTTTAGAATAAATACAATGATCATAAGCTTTATCTCCATTTTTATAACGACCTTTTTCTCCAAAATAAACGCCTCCCGTTAATTCACGATATATAATAAAATCAACATTATTTAATAATTCCTTCTTTATAGGAGATTTATCTAGTTTAGGAAAGATGGATATAGGACGAATGTTACAATATAAATTCATTTTTTTTCTTAGTTTTAATAATCCATCTTCAGGTCTCATTCCCTTTGGATTATGATCATATTTAGGATCTCCTATACAACCAAATAAAACAGCATCTGCTTTTAAACAATGATTTATGGTTTCTTCTGGCATAGGATCTCCAAATTTTTCTATAGCTTTAGATCCAGCTAATAAATTTTTATAATGAAATTTATGCCCATATTTTTTGGCTATAGAATTTAATACTTTTATGGTTTGTTTGATCACTTCAGGACCTATACCATCTCCTTCTATTATAGAAATACTTTTTATCATATTAAAAAAAATTTCCTATTTTTTTCAAAATTTTTTACATCATCTTTAATAGAAATTAAAAAATCTATATCATCAGATCCATTAATAAAACAATTTTTTTTATATGGATGGATATAGAATTTTTCTAATTCTCCTGTTTTTAGGTTTATTACCTTTTGATTAATTAAATCAACTTTTATCCTGGTTTTAGGATCGTTTTCAACTGTATAAAATAATTTTTTTAAAAAACATTCGGGTACTTCTACAGTTAGTAATCCATTGTTTAATGCGTTTTCTTTAAAAATATCAGCAAAAAAACTAGATATGATTACCCTAAATCCATAATCAAAAATAGCCCATACAGCATGTTCACGACTAGACCCACAACCAAAATTTTTTCCTGATAAAAGAATTTTTCCATGAAAATTAGAATTATTTAATATAAATTTTTTATTTAAGGATCCATCTTTTTGATGACGCCAATCCATAAAAATATTTTTTACACATTCTTCACGTCTAATCTCTTTTAAAAAACGAGAAGGTATAATTTGATCCGTATCTACATCTTCTATAGGTAATGGAATAGCCTGACTAATTAGCATCGTAAATTTTTTCATGAATATATTTATTAATATCTACAATTTTACCTTTAATAGCTATAATAGCTGCAGTTAAGGGACTAACAAGTAAAGTACGAGATCCCGTCCCTTGTCTTCCTTCAAAATTCCTATTAGATGTAGAAACGCAATATTCTCCTGAAGGAATTTTATCTTCATTCATTCCTAAACAAGCAGAACATCCTGGTTGACGAAAATCAAATCCAGAGTCTTTAAAAATCTTATCTAATCCTTCTTTTTCAGCTTGTTTAACAACTTGATTTGATCCAGGAACAATCATTACTTGTACATGATCCGCTTTTTTTTTTCCTTTTATTATAGATGCTACTAATCTTAAATCTTCTATTCTAGAATTAGTACAACTCCCTATAAAAATGTAATTTATCATTTTTCCTATCAAAGATTCACCTATTGATAACCCCATATAATATATAGATTTATGATCTATATTTATTTTAGGAATTTTCTCATATATCTTAATTGCCGTTCCAGGGTTTGTTCCATATGTTATCATAGGTTCAATATCTTCAGCATCTAATACATATTCTTGATCAAATACTGTATTATTATCGGTTTTT is a window from the Blattabacterium cuenoti STAT genome containing:
- a CDS encoding PD-(D/E)XK nuclease family protein, whose translation is MKKKLDKIINSILKNLNYKTVFISKDSNIIEYIKNKYSSKFSTEVKFFTIEEFFEIISGLKILDYHSILLYFFSILKKDDFSIEEKSYDFFDWGPKILNNFQNMDFNMVNVEDFFSSVISTERINKWTLEFFPQKKTFFWEKIQESYYTLQSQLLKKGFSYHGMLFKKAISCLDSFLSKNLDTKIVLFLVQNIAFLNQCEKIFTKKIIQTGLVYDLCAKNISIFTLNSLNEKNISNSKIPLQNENLKIIGVSKEIEQVKIVKNIICKLIKENQKPNKILIIPGDQNLTMPLAYSIKKLGIGIFFNIDFPLNNIPIYYTFYSIFQLLLKKNKFKKFIKKDVIKVLSNGYIQKFFLKKNLILKKLNIENDSDFVFDNTIKKYLYRNDLSIIFEIKTNDIKMILASLISFIRKFKNFFLKNRKKHFLELNFISKLEFYIQKLKIIVRKTKNLSLKINDIFNIYEQFSHTKNIRYIHKNRRGLYITGFTDIFLENFDVVIITSFNEGVIPRNYNDKDSCFIPFEKEKKLQNNFNENFYFHHLTRIVQFSKKTYLIYKDQPDEINSGERSRFIHRIEINSKIPIEKIKKPFFPINSKRLPIVINKTKSIIQCLHKLINKGLSPSSIHLYNYNPLLFYYKKILNLKDPEKISHKKKIGKIIHKILKILYDPIKENLITIDSIHKMKKNYESIIKKVFLEKKEIIEGNNMFFYCIIKNYVKNFISWDEKFIRHGHKIFIREIEKKAYAILNIGSKKIKLHGIIDRIDEYDGKIRILDYKIGYSRIKKINISLKNIENIFYDKNYVNTMQLLIYVYLWFQSSIFKKKSKNKSPIIGIISPEMNGNILQIPIINIFPIQKIDITYEDYKINVLPFLKKRIFDLLDPNIPIIEKIY
- the leuB gene encoding 3-isopropylmalate dehydrogenase; this encodes MIKSISIIEGDGIGPEVIKQTIKVLNSIAKKYGHKFHYKNLLAGSKAIEKFGDPMPEETINHCLKADAVLFGCIGDPKYDHNPKGMRPEDGLLKLRKKMNLYCNIRPISIFPKLDKSPIKKELLNNVDFIIYRELTGGVYFGEKGRYKNGDKAYDHCIYSKKEIEKIGEKAFKAALFRKKKVTLVDKANVLETSRLWREVIKKISLDYPSIDLDFLYIDNASMQIIMNPKKFDIILTDNMFGDILSEESSVLTSSLGLLPSASIGDDKSMFEPIHGSYPQAEGKNIANPLGCILSGSMMLEYFGMYREKNLLEEAVKDSIEKEICTPDIIDSKLSSTTEEVGDYIKKYIIHQ
- the leuD gene encoding 3-isopropylmalate dehydratase small subunit, encoding MKKFTMLISQAIPLPIEDVDTDQIIPSRFLKEIRREECVKNIFMDWRHQKDGSLNKKFILNNSNFHGKILLSGKNFGCGSSREHAVWAIFDYGFRVIISSFFADIFKENALNNGLLTVEVPECFLKKLFYTVENDPKTRIKVDLINQKVINLKTGELEKFYIHPYKKNCFINGSDDIDFLISIKDDVKNFEKNRKFFLI